A genomic window from Brevibacillus agri includes:
- a CDS encoding putrescine aminotransferase produces the protein MNKTVESNQHAQVKEQYKDVYAYTSQVLDLIAKSEITKDEAEWVTRQTVENFRDHVNPGFLGYRKSVTKDGQFAAVEWKDAGPNSFMDVNGKVYIDCLGGFGIYNVGHRHPKVVEAVINQLNRQPLHSQDLLDPLRAMLAKILADVTPGNLKYAYFANSGTETVEAAIKLAKMHTGRTTFIATTKAFHGKSLGALSATAKGVFRKPFLPMIPGFRHVHFGDIEMLRKTFEACALVGEEIAGVILEPIQGEGGVNLPPDDYLQQVRELCDQYGALLILDEVQTGMGRTGKMFCCEHYNVVPDILCLAKAFGGGIMPAGAVVATEEVFKSFFPNPFVQTTTFGGNPLACAAAIATFNVLIEENLLDRCVEMGEYMLKGLREAAAAHSDKVQEVRGKGLLIGIEFHSDEIGYEVSKGLFDNGVLVAGTLINAKTIRIEPPLTITYEEADKVIETFKNVLPQVQI, from the coding sequence ATGAACAAGACAGTGGAGAGCAATCAGCATGCACAAGTAAAAGAACAGTACAAAGACGTCTACGCCTATACGAGCCAGGTGCTCGACCTGATCGCCAAAAGCGAAATCACGAAAGACGAAGCGGAGTGGGTCACCCGCCAGACGGTGGAAAACTTCCGCGACCACGTCAATCCGGGCTTTCTTGGCTACCGCAAATCCGTGACCAAGGACGGCCAGTTCGCCGCTGTGGAATGGAAAGACGCAGGCCCGAACTCGTTCATGGACGTCAACGGAAAAGTGTACATCGACTGCCTGGGCGGCTTCGGCATCTACAACGTCGGCCACCGCCATCCAAAAGTCGTGGAGGCCGTCATCAACCAGCTCAACCGCCAGCCGCTGCACAGCCAGGACTTGCTCGACCCGCTGCGCGCCATGCTCGCCAAAATTTTGGCTGACGTGACGCCAGGCAACCTGAAATACGCCTACTTCGCCAACAGCGGGACAGAAACGGTGGAAGCGGCGATCAAGCTGGCGAAAATGCACACGGGCCGCACGACTTTTATCGCGACGACGAAAGCGTTCCACGGCAAAAGCTTGGGCGCTCTGTCCGCTACCGCCAAAGGGGTATTCCGCAAGCCGTTTCTGCCGATGATCCCGGGCTTCCGCCACGTGCACTTCGGCGACATCGAGATGCTGCGCAAGACGTTTGAAGCGTGCGCGCTCGTCGGCGAAGAGATCGCCGGGGTCATCCTCGAGCCGATCCAGGGCGAAGGCGGCGTCAACCTGCCGCCGGACGACTATTTGCAGCAGGTGCGCGAGCTGTGCGATCAGTACGGCGCTCTCCTGATTCTCGACGAAGTGCAGACGGGCATGGGCCGCACCGGAAAAATGTTTTGCTGCGAGCATTACAACGTCGTTCCGGACATTTTGTGCCTGGCCAAAGCGTTCGGCGGCGGCATCATGCCAGCGGGAGCCGTGGTCGCGACAGAGGAAGTGTTCAAAAGCTTTTTCCCGAATCCGTTCGTGCAGACGACGACGTTTGGCGGCAACCCGCTGGCGTGCGCGGCGGCGATTGCGACCTTCAACGTGCTGATCGAGGAAAACTTGCTCGACCGCTGCGTGGAAATGGGCGAGTACATGCTCAAAGGGCTGCGCGAAGCAGCGGCAGCGCACAGCGACAAGGTGCAGGAAGTGCGCGGCAAAGGGCTGTTGATCGGGATCGAGTTCCACAGCGACGAGATCGGCTACGAAGTGTCCAAAGGCTTGTTCGACAACGGCGTGCTGGTCGCCGGAACTTTGATTAACGCGAAGACAATCCGCATCGAGCCGCCGCTCACCATCACCTACGAGGAAGCGGACAAAGTGATCGAGACGTTCAAAAACGTACTGCCGCAAGTCCAAATCTAA
- a CDS encoding aldehyde dehydrogenase family protein: MMNLKMYINGEWVDAQSKKTREIVNPATGEVIALSAEGDVEDARHAIQVAREAFDSGIWSELPAAERARYLFKIADKLEERAEEIGRLETLDNGKPLRETAFDVADAAACFRYYAGLVTKPDGQTYHVADPVQAMVVREPVGVCGLIVPWNYPLLMGVWKIAPALAAGNTIVFKPSEVTPVTAQKLFEIIEEVGIPKGVANMVLGAGATVGNELAESHLVDKISFTGGTATGRSIMRAATGNIKKISLELGGKSPNIVFADADFETAVDYALFGIFANQGQVCSAGSRLLLEDSIHDRFVERLVERAKKIRVGRGDDPATEMGPVVSQAHMEKILHYIELGKAEGARLVCGGNRLTANGLEKGYFIEPTIFTDTTPSMKIVQEEIFGPVLAIQRFRDEADAIRIANDTVYGLAGGVFTQDGAKAMRVIKKLRAGITWINCYHPTYNEAPWGGYKQSGIGRGLGTYGFEEYTEVKQININLHVQPTGWFEN, encoded by the coding sequence ATGATGAACCTGAAGATGTACATCAACGGGGAATGGGTAGACGCGCAAAGCAAAAAGACCCGCGAGATTGTGAATCCCGCTACGGGGGAAGTGATTGCCCTCTCGGCAGAAGGGGACGTGGAAGACGCCCGCCATGCCATTCAGGTCGCTCGCGAAGCATTCGACAGCGGCATCTGGTCGGAGCTTCCGGCAGCAGAGCGCGCCCGCTACCTGTTTAAGATCGCCGACAAGCTCGAGGAGCGCGCGGAAGAAATCGGCAGGCTGGAGACGCTGGACAACGGCAAGCCGCTGCGCGAGACCGCTTTTGACGTTGCCGACGCGGCTGCGTGCTTCCGCTATTACGCGGGCCTCGTTACCAAGCCGGACGGGCAGACCTATCACGTGGCAGACCCTGTGCAGGCGATGGTCGTGCGCGAGCCTGTCGGCGTATGCGGCCTGATCGTGCCGTGGAACTACCCGCTGCTCATGGGCGTGTGGAAGATCGCGCCTGCCTTGGCCGCCGGGAACACGATCGTCTTCAAGCCGTCTGAGGTCACCCCGGTCACTGCGCAAAAGCTGTTTGAAATCATAGAAGAAGTAGGCATCCCGAAAGGCGTAGCCAACATGGTGCTGGGCGCGGGAGCTACGGTAGGCAACGAGCTGGCGGAGAGCCACCTGGTGGACAAAATCTCGTTTACAGGCGGCACGGCTACCGGACGCAGCATCATGCGGGCCGCTACAGGCAACATCAAAAAAATTTCCCTCGAGCTTGGCGGCAAGTCGCCGAACATCGTGTTTGCCGATGCCGACTTCGAGACGGCTGTCGATTACGCGCTATTCGGAATTTTCGCGAATCAAGGCCAGGTCTGCTCCGCCGGATCGCGCCTGCTGCTTGAGGACAGCATCCACGACCGCTTCGTCGAGCGGCTGGTGGAACGGGCGAAAAAAATACGCGTAGGCCGCGGCGACGATCCCGCTACCGAGATGGGGCCAGTCGTCAGCCAGGCGCACATGGAAAAAATCTTGCACTACATCGAGCTTGGAAAAGCAGAAGGCGCCCGTCTGGTGTGCGGAGGCAACCGCTTGACGGCAAACGGCCTGGAAAAAGGCTACTTCATCGAGCCGACGATTTTCACCGATACGACCCCGTCCATGAAGATCGTCCAGGAGGAAATTTTCGGTCCTGTGCTGGCGATCCAGCGCTTCCGGGACGAAGCAGACGCCATCCGCATCGCCAACGATACCGTCTACGGACTGGCGGGCGGCGTGTTCACTCAGGACGGCGCCAAGGCGATGCGCGTCATCAAGAAGCTGCGCGCCGGGATTACGTGGATCAACTGTTACCATCCGACGTACAACGAAGCGCCGTGGGGCGGCTACAAGCAGAGCGGCATCGGCCGCGGTCTGGGCACGTATGGCTTCGAGGAGTACACAGAAGTCAAGCAGATCAACATCAACCTGCACGTACAGCCAACCGGCTGGTTTGAAAACTAA
- a CDS encoding tetratricopeptide repeat protein, whose product MGKLFLFSILWWLTGNPFIAMLIILLVLYFLDRRFVRLLPDITKPYRRWRRLSALRTQLRLNPHDTPAKLEAARLHMEKRQYAEALAYLEGIAATMQDSSEYLCDKGICLLKTGRMEEGLELIGQALKLNPRVRYGEPRLIVGEEYAKRQQREKALEYLEELAKMNMSSCEVYFKLGVVYDELQQKDKAKASFREATEVYRGLPAYKRRTERRWALLAWLRKTF is encoded by the coding sequence TTGGGGAAACTGTTCTTGTTCTCAATCCTGTGGTGGCTGACAGGCAATCCGTTTATCGCCATGCTGATTATTTTGCTCGTCCTGTATTTCCTGGATCGCCGCTTTGTCCGGCTGCTGCCTGACATTACCAAGCCGTATCGCCGTTGGAGAAGGCTGTCGGCGTTACGCACGCAGTTGCGGCTGAACCCGCACGACACGCCAGCCAAGCTGGAGGCGGCCCGTCTGCACATGGAAAAGCGGCAATATGCAGAAGCACTGGCTTACTTGGAAGGGATCGCCGCCACGATGCAGGATTCGTCCGAATATTTGTGTGACAAAGGCATTTGCTTGCTGAAGACAGGGCGGATGGAAGAGGGGCTGGAGCTGATCGGGCAGGCGTTGAAGCTCAATCCGCGCGTCAGATACGGGGAGCCGCGCCTGATTGTCGGGGAAGAGTACGCGAAGCGCCAGCAGCGGGAAAAAGCGCTGGAATACCTGGAGGAGCTGGCGAAAATGAACATGTCGTCGTGCGAGGTGTACTTCAAGCTTGGCGTCGTGTACGACGAGCTGCAGCAAAAAGACAAGGCGAAGGCATCTTTTCGCGAAGCGACAGAAGTGTACCGGGGACTGCCCGCCTACAAGCGCCGGACAGAAAGGCGCTGGGCGCTGCTCGCGTGGCTGCGGAAAACGTTTTGA
- the deoD gene encoding purine-nucleoside phosphorylase, with translation MSTHIQAKPGEIAESILLPGDPLRAKYIAETFLTDVTCYNQVRGMLGFTGTYQGKRVSVQGTGMGVPSISIYVNELIRDYGVKNLVRVGTCGGIQKDVHVRDVIIAMTACTDSNMNRLTFPGFDYAPCANFELLQKAYNAGVAKGLPVRVGNVLTADVFYRESMEPVKKLGDYGVLAVEMETTALYTLAAKYGVNGLSILTVSDHIFTGEETTAEERQTTFNDMIVMALEAVIAE, from the coding sequence ATGAGCACACATATTCAAGCCAAACCAGGTGAAATCGCAGAAAGCATCCTGCTGCCAGGCGATCCGCTGCGGGCCAAGTACATTGCTGAGACGTTTCTCACAGACGTGACCTGCTACAACCAGGTGCGCGGCATGCTCGGCTTCACGGGCACTTATCAAGGCAAACGAGTGTCTGTGCAAGGGACAGGCATGGGCGTTCCGTCGATTTCGATTTACGTCAACGAGCTGATCCGCGACTACGGCGTGAAAAATTTGGTTCGCGTCGGAACGTGCGGCGGCATCCAGAAAGACGTGCATGTGCGCGACGTCATTATCGCCATGACGGCATGCACGGACTCGAACATGAACCGCCTGACATTCCCGGGCTTCGACTACGCGCCTTGCGCCAATTTCGAGCTGTTGCAAAAAGCGTACAACGCAGGCGTTGCCAAAGGCTTGCCGGTGCGGGTCGGCAACGTGCTGACGGCCGATGTGTTTTACCGCGAAAGCATGGAGCCGGTGAAAAAGCTCGGCGACTACGGGGTGCTCGCCGTAGAGATGGAGACGACGGCGCTCTATACGCTTGCCGCGAAGTACGGCGTCAACGGTTTGTCGATCCTGACCGTCAGCGACCATATTTTCACGGGCGAGGAAACGACGGCCGAAGAGCGGCAGACGACGTTCAACGACATGATCGTCATGGCGCTGGAGGCCGTTATCGCCGAGTAA
- a CDS encoding 3'-5' exonuclease — protein sequence MQIIVYDLETTLTHQRDKIPEIIEIGAAKVVTGKNGVEVDTFQRYTFPAIERRITERTRKFIGLDKENMPTFIPFRKAFDAFLDWIGTDEDYYLCSWGQDDKRLMIEHCARFGLDFNWLRNYNDIQPAISMLLADRKQMSLKDAIDAAGIVQEGRLHSALVDAIHTAHLLIKYNKTVHLSQNTPEQNYNLSSSLYVTCRSCKKLKYYTAFGRKSRRCQACLQHKKQLEQTAEATATKQS from the coding sequence TTGCAAATCATTGTCTATGACCTGGAAACAACCCTTACCCATCAACGGGACAAGATCCCGGAAATCATCGAGATCGGTGCGGCAAAAGTCGTGACCGGAAAAAACGGCGTGGAGGTCGACACCTTCCAGCGCTACACGTTTCCGGCCATCGAGCGCAGAATTACGGAGCGCACCCGCAAATTTATCGGCCTGGACAAAGAAAACATGCCGACGTTTATTCCGTTTCGCAAAGCCTTCGACGCTTTTCTCGACTGGATCGGCACGGACGAGGACTACTATTTGTGCTCGTGGGGCCAGGACGACAAACGGCTGATGATCGAGCATTGCGCCCGCTTCGGACTTGATTTCAACTGGCTGCGCAACTACAACGACATCCAGCCCGCGATCAGCATGCTGCTCGCCGACCGCAAGCAGATGAGTCTGAAAGACGCGATTGATGCAGCCGGCATCGTTCAGGAAGGAAGGCTGCACTCGGCTTTGGTCGATGCCATACATACGGCGCACCTTTTAATCAAATACAACAAGACCGTCCACCTTTCGCAAAACACGCCCGAGCAAAACTACAATTTGTCCAGCTCGCTGTACGTGACGTGCCGCTCCTGCAAAAAGCTCAAATACTACACCGCTTTTGGCAGAAAAAGCAGAAGATGCCAGGCGTGCCTGCAACATAAAAAGCAACTGGAGCAGACGGCGGAAGCGACAGCCACGAAGCAGAGCTAG
- a CDS encoding GNAT family N-acetyltransferase, which produces MIRNLKERDLGTVVAMLQKEVQWRPVELAAILKSATVFLCEEQGEIVACSLYDLTSFGEEGTAEMYVYTRPEQRKKGIGSRLFDLVWTQLLAHEQKPTAVVATYRIDEGDAGGFFAKKGFAPLWGQHTMKYTGGMVPEPTLAVKPFAEQELPCYIQSQSDAYYEVRKSIDLKPYRLTDYCEQTMDSWQKWLLTEMKDDIYMFYEEQGEFVGSLIVTPHGEAYDVFVDPKHQKKGYGKQLARFFINRTLEKGLQPYLVTGTHNKPAIALYEGTGFRITQTMLTAKRALL; this is translated from the coding sequence ATGATTCGCAACCTGAAGGAGCGCGACCTGGGCACGGTCGTGGCGATGCTGCAAAAAGAGGTGCAATGGCGCCCGGTGGAACTCGCGGCAATCCTGAAATCGGCCACGGTGTTTCTCTGTGAGGAGCAAGGGGAGATCGTCGCTTGCAGCTTGTACGATTTAACCTCTTTTGGCGAAGAGGGGACGGCGGAAATGTACGTGTACACACGTCCCGAGCAGCGCAAAAAAGGGATCGGCTCCCGGCTGTTCGACCTCGTCTGGACACAGTTGCTTGCGCACGAACAGAAGCCGACGGCGGTCGTCGCCACGTATCGCATCGACGAGGGCGATGCCGGGGGGTTTTTTGCCAAAAAAGGCTTCGCGCCGTTGTGGGGACAGCATACGATGAAGTACACAGGCGGGATGGTGCCGGAGCCGACGCTTGCGGTCAAGCCTTTTGCCGAGCAGGAGCTGCCCTGCTACATCCAGTCCCAAAGCGACGCCTACTATGAGGTGCGCAAAAGCATTGATCTGAAGCCGTACCGTCTGACCGACTACTGCGAACAAACGATGGACTCCTGGCAAAAGTGGCTGCTCACGGAAATGAAGGACGACATCTACATGTTCTACGAGGAACAGGGCGAGTTTGTCGGCTCGTTGATCGTGACCCCGCACGGCGAAGCCTACGATGTTTTCGTCGACCCCAAGCACCAGAAAAAAGGCTACGGCAAACAGCTTGCCCGGTTTTTCATAAACCGGACGCTGGAAAAAGGCTTGCAGCCGTACCTCGTGACAGGAACGCACAACAAGCCTGCGATTGCTTTGTACGAAGGGACAGGCTTTCGGATTACCCAGACGATGCTGACGGCGAAGCGAGCGCTCCTGTAG
- a CDS encoding MFS transporter translates to MNMKVYLLAIAAFVVGTVELIIGGILDIIAGDLQVSISTAGWLITMFSVVFALSAPILLTVTAKAERKALYLWALAVFFVGNVISWLSPHYSILMLGRIFSAASGSLIIVLSITIASSIVQEAYRARAIGVIFMGVSGSLVLGVPLGLVIGNSFGWRAPFLLISVLTLVSMIGISAFLPKIPARPTIPLREQLLTLKKPKIISAQLTSVFMLTGHLTLYAYFTPFLKTALHLSSGWVSIVYFIFGISAVLGGGVGGWAADKLGSTKSILVIIASFAVVMFLIPAVTFSLYLFLVVMIVWSMLSWAITPAQQNYLIETAPESYEIQQGLNTSALHVGIALGSAVGGFVIEHHSVVDTAWVGGIFVLIAFVCAVFSITRPATSKLGQSFTI, encoded by the coding sequence GTGAACATGAAAGTGTACCTCCTGGCTATCGCTGCCTTTGTCGTAGGAACGGTAGAGCTGATTATCGGCGGCATCTTGGACATCATCGCGGGGGATTTGCAAGTCTCCATCAGCACCGCAGGCTGGCTGATTACGATGTTCTCTGTTGTTTTTGCGCTTTCCGCTCCGATTTTGCTGACCGTAACGGCAAAGGCCGAGCGAAAAGCGCTGTATTTGTGGGCGCTGGCCGTTTTTTTCGTCGGCAACGTCATTTCTTGGCTCAGTCCTCATTATTCGATCTTGATGCTTGGGCGGATTTTTTCCGCAGCGAGCGGTTCGCTGATTATCGTGCTGTCCATCACCATCGCTTCCTCGATCGTCCAGGAGGCGTACCGGGCGAGAGCAATCGGCGTCATTTTCATGGGCGTGAGCGGTTCGCTCGTGCTGGGTGTGCCGCTTGGCCTTGTCATCGGCAATTCGTTTGGCTGGCGCGCGCCGTTTTTGCTTATTTCCGTTTTGACGCTCGTCTCCATGATCGGGATTTCCGCCTTTTTGCCGAAAATCCCGGCAAGGCCGACGATTCCGCTCAGAGAGCAGCTTTTGACGCTGAAAAAGCCGAAGATCATCAGCGCGCAACTGACGTCCGTGTTCATGCTGACCGGACATTTGACGTTGTACGCCTATTTCACTCCGTTTTTGAAAACGGCTTTGCACCTGTCTTCCGGCTGGGTCAGCATCGTCTACTTTATTTTCGGCATCTCCGCTGTGCTCGGCGGCGGCGTTGGCGGCTGGGCGGCAGACAAGCTCGGTTCGACGAAAAGCATTTTGGTCATTATCGCCTCGTTCGCTGTCGTGATGTTCCTCATTCCGGCAGTGACGTTTTCGCTCTATTTGTTCCTCGTCGTGATGATTGTCTGGAGCATGCTCAGTTGGGCGATCACGCCCGCGCAGCAAAACTACCTGATCGAAACGGCCCCCGAGTCGTACGAGATTCAGCAAGGCTTGAACACGTCCGCGTTGCACGTCGGCATTGCGCTCGGCTCGGCCGTCGGCGGCTTTGTCATTGAGCATCACTCTGTCGTGGACACGGCCTGGGTAGGCGGCATCTTCGTGCTGATTGCCTTTGTCTGCGCTGTTTTTTCTATTACAAGACCTGCTACGTCCAAGCTTGGTCAGTCCTTTACCATTTAA
- a CDS encoding sigma 54-interacting transcriptional regulator, with amino-acid sequence MSRFNERYVFVTDPNNEQKLVAYIRNTDLLQRMTDADWMDRPVRELPYQTNLSFLQQGEDVPDFFKVCGEEVVVVSGPAGQPEGYLRREDVLYYVLTSQSGHPDWIRSLLNSIPMGILIVDEKGRIENFSSEVLRMVRVTPEELRQQRVGELLDPDVFHKVIEYGEKVLNYIIVNERIGVLADFCPIRSQDGTVTGATIVLQDLPYIEKMAMEMEYVKNLNTDLQGILSSIYDEILVLDEKGVLLRYSGNLIEDFWEINKEQLVGINLMELEQEGLFFSAIVRMVMERKRKVSVTQESRSGKNVLAVGNPIFDGKGKLERIVIALRDITETVMLKEELLQVKKISEKYKKELEHLRDQKQYAKNRQLIYASEPMERVMKYIHKIANTSSTVLLTGESGVGKEVFARTIYELGPRYNHPFVKVNCGAIPETLLESELFGYEKGAFTGANTNGKPGYFRMAHKGVLFLDEIGEMPLNLQVKLLRVLQEREIIPVGGSEIVEVDVQIIAATNKNLEKMVEEGTFREDLYYRLNVIPVVIPPLRDRPEDIPLISLHFLQTFNEKYDRSTQLSQDALDLLESYSWPGNVRELQNIIERIVVTADEDLIEAHHITPLLKTKKKQYMRQRLTKIMPLKEATRAMEEQLIKMAMDEFKTTSMAAKVLGVSQSTISRKYQEIQEKISRGEQIGFKV; translated from the coding sequence ATGTCACGGTTCAACGAACGCTATGTGTTTGTAACCGATCCGAACAATGAACAAAAGCTCGTTGCCTATATACGCAACACCGATCTGCTGCAACGGATGACGGACGCGGACTGGATGGACAGGCCCGTGCGCGAGTTGCCCTATCAAACGAACCTTTCTTTTTTGCAACAGGGAGAAGACGTCCCGGATTTTTTCAAAGTATGCGGAGAAGAAGTCGTCGTGGTTTCCGGTCCGGCCGGACAGCCCGAAGGCTACTTGCGCCGCGAAGATGTGCTGTACTACGTCCTGACCAGCCAGTCCGGGCACCCCGACTGGATTCGCTCGCTGCTCAACTCGATCCCGATGGGCATTTTGATTGTGGACGAGAAGGGGCGGATCGAGAACTTCAGCTCGGAAGTGTTGCGGATGGTTCGCGTGACCCCGGAGGAGCTGCGCCAGCAACGGGTCGGCGAGTTGCTCGACCCGGACGTTTTTCACAAAGTGATCGAGTACGGGGAAAAGGTGCTCAACTACATCATTGTCAACGAACGGATCGGGGTGCTGGCCGATTTTTGCCCGATTCGCAGCCAGGACGGCACGGTAACCGGGGCGACGATCGTCCTGCAAGATTTGCCGTACATCGAAAAAATGGCGATGGAGATGGAATACGTCAAAAACCTCAACACCGACCTGCAAGGGATTCTTTCCTCGATCTACGACGAGATTCTCGTCCTCGATGAAAAAGGCGTGCTGTTGCGCTACAGCGGCAACCTGATCGAAGACTTTTGGGAGATCAACAAGGAGCAGCTCGTCGGCATCAATCTGATGGAGCTGGAGCAGGAGGGGCTGTTTTTCTCCGCGATCGTCCGGATGGTGATGGAGCGAAAACGAAAAGTGTCCGTCACCCAGGAGAGCCGCTCGGGCAAAAATGTGCTCGCGGTCGGCAACCCGATTTTTGACGGCAAAGGCAAGCTGGAGCGGATCGTCATTGCGCTGCGGGATATTACGGAGACGGTCATGCTGAAGGAAGAGCTGCTCCAGGTCAAAAAAATATCGGAGAAATACAAAAAGGAACTGGAGCATTTGCGCGACCAGAAGCAGTACGCGAAAAACCGCCAGTTGATCTACGCCAGCGAGCCGATGGAAAGAGTGATGAAGTACATTCACAAGATCGCCAACACTTCGTCGACCGTGCTGCTCACCGGGGAATCCGGCGTCGGCAAAGAAGTGTTCGCTCGCACGATTTACGAGTTGGGGCCGCGCTACAACCACCCGTTCGTCAAGGTCAACTGCGGGGCGATCCCGGAGACGCTGTTGGAGAGCGAGCTGTTCGGCTATGAAAAGGGCGCGTTTACAGGCGCGAATACGAACGGCAAGCCGGGGTATTTCCGCATGGCCCACAAAGGCGTGCTGTTTCTCGACGAGATCGGAGAAATGCCGCTCAATCTGCAGGTCAAGCTGCTGCGCGTCCTCCAGGAGCGAGAGATCATCCCGGTAGGCGGCTCGGAGATCGTCGAGGTCGATGTGCAAATCATCGCCGCGACGAACAAAAATCTCGAAAAAATGGTCGAGGAAGGCACGTTTCGCGAGGACCTTTACTATCGGCTGAACGTCATTCCTGTCGTGATTCCGCCGCTGCGCGACCGCCCGGAGGACATCCCGCTCATCAGCCTGCACTTTTTGCAAACCTTCAATGAAAAATACGACCGTTCCACCCAACTGTCCCAAGACGCCCTCGACCTGCTGGAATCGTATTCCTGGCCAGGCAACGTGCGCGAATTGCAAAACATCATCGAGCGAATCGTGGTCACCGCAGACGAGGATCTCATCGAAGCGCACCACATTACGCCGCTGTTGAAGACGAAGAAAAAGCAGTATATGCGGCAGCGTTTGACCAAGATCATGCCGCTGAAGGAAGCGACGAGAGCGATGGAGGAGCAGCTTATCAAGATGGCGATGGACGAGTTCAAGACGACGTCCATGGCAGCCAAGGTGCTCGGCGTCAGCCAGTCCACGATCAGTCGCAAATATCAGGAAATCCAAGAGAAGATAAGTCGAGGTGAGCAGATTGGGTTTAAAGTATGA
- the speB gene encoding agmatinase, with product MQYPLSPDVKPEFCTTGTFMRLPSARENAKVAIIGQPFDTAASFRVGARFAPQAIRQASMTLFPYHPTHKVYPFEDTKAIDIGDVPVIPHNIHRSYELMEEAMLDLMQKGIVPIGLGGDHSITLASLRAAKKVYGQVAMIQFDSHTDTWDTYYDEKYWHGSPFIRAHEEGLLLPDKVFQVGIRGTLNHPGDLEASYELGYNVVTTQELRNRGWDDVLGEIKAKIGDTPCFLTFDIDFVDPAFAPGTGTLEVGGFTSHEALQMIRSLTGLNYIGFDLVEVLPPYDPAQITSLLAATLIHDFAALVALQQKQAVSK from the coding sequence ATGCAATATCCACTTTCCCCAGATGTAAAACCGGAGTTTTGCACGACAGGCACTTTCATGCGTCTGCCGTCCGCGCGAGAAAATGCCAAGGTAGCGATCATCGGACAGCCGTTTGACACGGCGGCGTCCTTCCGCGTCGGAGCGCGCTTTGCGCCGCAAGCGATTCGCCAGGCTTCGATGACGCTGTTCCCGTACCATCCGACGCACAAAGTGTACCCGTTTGAAGACACCAAGGCGATCGACATCGGGGACGTCCCGGTCATCCCGCACAATATCCACCGCAGCTACGAGCTGATGGAGGAAGCCATGCTCGACCTGATGCAAAAAGGAATCGTGCCGATCGGCTTGGGCGGGGATCACTCGATTACGCTGGCCTCGCTGCGGGCCGCCAAAAAAGTGTACGGCCAGGTCGCGATGATTCAGTTCGACTCGCACACGGACACGTGGGATACGTATTACGACGAAAAATATTGGCACGGCTCGCCGTTTATCCGGGCGCATGAGGAAGGGCTGCTTTTGCCGGACAAAGTGTTTCAGGTCGGCATTCGCGGGACGCTCAACCACCCCGGCGATCTCGAAGCGAGCTACGAGCTTGGCTACAACGTCGTCACGACGCAAGAGCTGCGCAACCGCGGCTGGGATGACGTGCTTGGCGAGATCAAGGCAAAAATCGGGGACACGCCGTGCTTTTTGACCTTTGACATCGACTTTGTCGATCCGGCTTTTGCTCCGGGAACAGGCACGCTCGAAGTAGGCGGCTTCACCAGCCACGAGGCGCTGCAAATGATTCGCTCCTTGACCGGCCTGAACTACATCGGCTTCGATCTGGTCGAGGTGCTGCCTCCGTACGACCCGGCACAGATCACGTCGCTGTTGGCAGCTACGCTGATTCACGACTTTGCCGCCCTGGTCGCCCTGCAACAAAAGCAGGCTGTGAGCAAGTAA